In Achromobacter xylosoxidans A8, a single window of DNA contains:
- a CDS encoding Flp family type IVb pilin, which translates to MKATLAQFWNDEDGITALEYGLIAGMVAVALIVAVGAFTGSLKGMFEELGTKLDNAKTGTTTPPA; encoded by the coding sequence ATGAAAGCAACACTTGCGCAGTTCTGGAATGACGAAGACGGCATCACGGCCCTGGAGTACGGGCTGATCGCGGGAATGGTGGCGGTAGCCCTCATCGTCGCGGTGGGGGCATTTACCGGGTCCTTGAAAGGCATGTTCGAGGAACTAGGCACCAAGCTGGACAACGCCAAGACCGGTACCACTACGCCTCCGGCTTGA
- a CDS encoding MHYT domain-containing protein: protein MSPGDVVPLSFNGSLVALSFLIAALGSYVALLAAAGIRAETQDGEIRVGYIVIGAVAMGGVGIWSMHFIGMLAQNLPFEVGYQVGLTILSFMVAAGFSGWAFWYVGRDRFTFLRCLVGGCAAGFGVASMHYVGMSAARMPAVLLWNLPLVVLSVLIAVVAATAALWLAFNTQNERQRIGAAILMAVAVCGMHYTGAAAGAVICTTTNDAIGLHIGGAMLPYVAFALSAVTLLLMRWHLQRASERFRARTAQRIDSIIESAPGVVADRLPGTTPGPG from the coding sequence ATGAGCCCGGGTGATGTCGTTCCGCTCTCCTTCAATGGCAGTCTGGTGGCGCTTTCATTCCTGATTGCGGCGTTGGGTTCGTATGTGGCCCTGTTGGCCGCCGCGGGTATCCGCGCGGAAACCCAGGATGGTGAAATCCGCGTCGGCTATATCGTCATCGGCGCGGTGGCGATGGGTGGCGTGGGTATCTGGAGCATGCATTTCATCGGCATGCTGGCGCAGAACCTGCCTTTTGAAGTTGGTTACCAGGTCGGCCTGACGATACTCAGTTTCATGGTTGCGGCCGGGTTTTCCGGTTGGGCATTCTGGTATGTCGGCCGCGACCGATTCACTTTCCTGCGCTGCCTGGTAGGGGGCTGCGCCGCGGGGTTCGGCGTCGCTTCCATGCATTATGTGGGCATGAGCGCCGCGCGCATGCCGGCGGTATTGCTCTGGAATCTGCCGCTGGTGGTTTTGTCGGTGTTGATCGCCGTCGTCGCGGCCACTGCCGCGCTCTGGCTCGCCTTCAATACCCAGAATGAACGCCAGCGCATCGGCGCGGCCATTTTGATGGCCGTCGCGGTCTGCGGCATGCATTACACCGGCGCGGCGGCGGGCGCGGTCATCTGCACCACCACGAACGACGCCATCGGCCTGCATATCGGCGGCGCCATGCTGCCATACGTCGCTTTCGCGCTGTCCGCAGTCACCTTGCTCCTCATGCGCTGGCATTTGCAGCGCGCTTCCGAACGCTTTCGCGCGCGCACGGCGCAGCGCATCGACTCGATCATTGAATCGGCCCCTGGCGTGGTTGCGGACAGATTGCCCGGAACCACGCCGGGGCCGGGTTAG
- a CDS encoding ShlB/FhaC/HecB family hemolysin secretion/activation protein — MVAAGTQARAEGPLRGNPVDAMPRIERPPSATQPPPYVQTATPEQLALQARLAQRIVPRNFDVSGVRAIPFEEVSGLLTPLAGKEISLGELVQEVDKITQLYRDKGFPLSFALLQNQTFANGLVVVTVVEGYIANVRIEGDIGNAQDRLEALAAPMQEERPLKQATLERQLNLMRTVPGVKFTPSLDLPRRADGATELVLAASRQPVSLTGGIADLGTGMQPIVNLATNSLTPLGEQVKLTASVPFNTDDVKYVSGEIRVPIGADGLAVKIDGYHYDARPQDDAIEMLGFERRVKNDRIGIGVSYPFLLNNTRSLTGTVGVYAANSKDRYEARNTDRWLQQDAQVRAATAEMRYIQVSETKATDVTLSVAKGFDAAGAKKDIATNYGYSATPLLDLDFTRYNLNARQTFVLPAQIGLVFSGAAQYSSNILPSSEQVSYGSWRYAMGYPQGEQSGDKGVGVSAEINRRFGVGWEYLSSVQPYALVDYARTWYNNKDLQTLNQRHLSSVALGLRFTDDKYYLFDFNVAKPVGSATVNDDRNVRFNANYSLFYDAF, encoded by the coding sequence ATGGTGGCAGCCGGCACTCAGGCCCGGGCCGAAGGTCCGCTACGCGGCAATCCGGTGGACGCCATGCCGCGCATTGAGCGTCCGCCCTCGGCGACGCAGCCTCCGCCCTACGTCCAGACCGCCACGCCGGAACAGCTGGCCTTGCAGGCTCGCCTGGCGCAGCGCATCGTGCCGCGCAATTTCGACGTCAGCGGCGTGCGCGCCATCCCGTTCGAGGAAGTGTCCGGGCTGCTCACCCCGCTTGCGGGCAAGGAAATCAGCCTGGGCGAACTTGTCCAGGAAGTCGACAAGATCACCCAGCTCTACCGCGACAAAGGCTTTCCCCTGTCGTTCGCGCTGCTGCAGAACCAGACCTTCGCCAACGGCCTGGTGGTGGTGACGGTGGTCGAGGGCTACATCGCCAACGTGCGGATCGAAGGCGATATCGGCAACGCGCAGGACAGACTGGAAGCGCTGGCCGCGCCCATGCAGGAGGAAAGGCCGCTCAAGCAGGCCACGCTGGAACGCCAACTGAACCTGATGCGTACCGTGCCGGGCGTCAAATTCACGCCGAGCCTGGATCTGCCCCGTCGCGCCGATGGCGCCACCGAACTGGTGCTGGCGGCCAGCCGCCAGCCCGTCAGCCTGACCGGCGGCATCGCGGACCTGGGTACCGGCATGCAGCCCATCGTGAATCTCGCGACCAACAGCCTCACCCCCCTGGGCGAGCAAGTGAAGCTGACCGCCTCGGTGCCCTTCAATACCGATGACGTGAAGTACGTGTCGGGCGAGATCCGCGTGCCGATCGGGGCGGACGGCCTGGCCGTCAAGATCGATGGCTATCACTACGACGCACGGCCCCAGGACGACGCCATCGAAATGTTGGGCTTCGAGCGCCGCGTGAAGAACGACCGCATCGGCATCGGCGTGAGCTATCCGTTCCTGTTGAACAACACCCGCTCGCTGACCGGCACCGTGGGCGTCTACGCGGCCAATTCCAAGGACCGCTACGAGGCCCGCAACACCGACCGCTGGCTGCAGCAGGATGCCCAGGTGCGCGCGGCGACCGCCGAGATGCGCTACATCCAGGTATCCGAGACCAAGGCCACCGATGTCACGCTGAGCGTGGCCAAGGGGTTTGACGCCGCGGGCGCAAAAAAGGACATCGCGACCAACTATGGCTACTCTGCCACCCCGCTGCTGGACCTGGATTTCACCCGCTACAACCTGAACGCCAGGCAGACCTTTGTGCTGCCCGCCCAGATCGGCCTGGTTTTCTCTGGCGCGGCACAGTACTCCAGCAACATCCTGCCTTCTTCCGAACAGGTCTCGTACGGCAGCTGGCGCTACGCCATGGGCTATCCGCAGGGCGAACAAAGCGGCGACAAGGGCGTGGGCGTGTCGGCGGAAATCAATCGCCGCTTCGGCGTGGGCTGGGAATACCTTTCCAGCGTGCAGCCTTACGCCCTGGTCGACTACGCGCGCACTTGGTACAACAACAAGGACCTGCAGACCCTGAATCAGCGACACCTGTCCTCCGTGGCCCTGGGCTTGCGCTTTACCGACGACAAGTACTACCTGTTCGATTTCAACGTAGCCAAACCGGTGGGATCGGCCACGGTCAACGACGACCGGAACGTGCGTTTCAACGCCAACTATTCCCTGTTCTACGACGCGTTCTAG